Proteins co-encoded in one Thamnophis elegans isolate rThaEle1 chromosome 1, rThaEle1.pri, whole genome shotgun sequence genomic window:
- the NDUFB3 gene encoding NADH dehydrogenase [ubiquinone] 1 beta subcomplex subunit 3, whose amino-acid sequence MGHGHGNGGELPDYRQWKIEGTPLQNVQERLAKFGLKDPWLRNEAWRFSGGFAKPATFLDALTKGFKWGFAAFVVALAVEYTFFPPEKNKGHH is encoded by the exons ATGGGCCATGGTCATGGGAACGGTGGTGAGCTTCCTGATTACAGGCAATGGAAAATAGAAGGTACCCCTTTGCAAAATGTCCAGGAAAGGTTGGCTAAATTTGGTCTCAAGGACCCATGGCTTCG CAATGAAGCGTGGAGATTCTCAGGCGGCTTTGCAAAACCAGCCACTTTCCTGGACGCACTCACCAAGGGATTCAAATGGGGGTTTGCCGCCTTTGTCGTGGCACTTGCAGTTGAATATACATTTTTCCCCCCCGAAAAAAATAAGGGACACCactga